A window of Fibrobacter sp. contains these coding sequences:
- a CDS encoding radical SAM protein — protein MRITFLNPPFHPMFSRESRSPCVTKSSTLYWPMFLSYAAGTVEADGNEIQLIDSPAMELNLPQTLEGIKKFDPALVVCSTSTPSILNDLKVVHAIKETLPNTKVAIMGTHATAEPLESMEMEPSLDFVIIGEADYTARNLVRYLRGDIKEVSSIAGLAFRKADGTTDFQPEGPKIENLDELPWVSKVYRKHLYSCYKKYFYGANLNPLIVILSGRGCPNRCSYCVIPQTLNGHKFRRRTPKDVVDELQYIKDNFEDLGEVFFEDDTFTASHEHVREICNLILERGLKITWSCNARADVPLDLLKLMKKAGGREMCVGFESASPVVLENIHKGVKNTDKAIEFTKNARKAGLLVHGCFMVGNPGDTPETLRMTLDYAKKLNPNTAQFYPIMAYPGTEAYKEALESGALQTKDYNQWLDKDGFHRTTIQRGELTSQALVDFCDKARREFYLRPSYIFHQGIMAIKNPRERYRVMRGFGTLVKHLFRKHGQLAPVARQAPTIKQ, from the coding sequence ATGCGCATTACTTTTTTAAACCCTCCGTTCCATCCGATGTTCAGCCGCGAGTCGCGCAGTCCGTGCGTGACCAAATCGAGTACTCTTTACTGGCCCATGTTTTTGAGCTACGCCGCTGGCACCGTAGAAGCCGACGGAAACGAAATCCAGCTCATCGACAGTCCCGCCATGGAACTGAACCTCCCGCAAACGCTCGAGGGTATCAAGAAATTTGACCCGGCACTGGTCGTCTGCAGCACGAGCACGCCGAGTATTCTGAACGACCTCAAGGTCGTGCACGCCATCAAGGAAACGCTCCCGAATACGAAGGTCGCCATCATGGGCACGCATGCGACGGCCGAACCTCTCGAATCGATGGAGATGGAACCGAGCCTCGACTTCGTGATTATCGGCGAGGCGGACTACACCGCGAGGAACCTCGTGCGCTACCTGCGTGGCGATATTAAAGAAGTTTCCAGCATCGCGGGCCTCGCCTTCCGCAAGGCGGACGGCACCACCGACTTCCAGCCCGAAGGCCCGAAGATCGAGAACCTCGACGAACTTCCGTGGGTGTCGAAGGTCTACCGCAAACACCTTTATTCCTGCTACAAGAAGTATTTCTACGGAGCGAACCTCAACCCGCTGATCGTGATTCTCTCGGGTCGCGGTTGCCCGAACCGCTGCAGCTACTGCGTGATTCCGCAGACGCTCAACGGCCACAAGTTCCGCCGCCGCACGCCCAAGGACGTGGTCGACGAACTGCAGTACATCAAGGACAACTTTGAAGACCTCGGTGAAGTCTTCTTCGAAGACGACACGTTCACCGCGAGCCATGAGCACGTGCGCGAAATCTGCAACCTGATTCTGGAACGCGGTCTCAAGATTACGTGGAGCTGCAACGCGCGCGCGGACGTGCCGCTCGACCTCCTGAAACTCATGAAGAAGGCCGGCGGCCGCGAAATGTGCGTGGGTTTTGAAAGCGCAAGCCCGGTGGTTCTCGAGAACATCCACAAGGGCGTGAAGAACACCGACAAGGCCATCGAGTTCACGAAGAACGCCCGCAAGGCGGGACTCCTAGTGCACGGTTGCTTCATGGTGGGTAACCCGGGCGACACTCCGGAAACGCTCCGCATGACGCTCGACTACGCCAAGAAGTTGAACCCGAACACCGCGCAGTTCTACCCCATCATGGCTTACCCCGGCACCGAAGCCTACAAGGAAGCCTTGGAAAGCGGTGCATTACAGACAAAGGATTACAACCAGTGGCTTGACAAGGACGGGTTCCACCGCACTACAATCCAGCGCGGCGAACTCACCAGCCAGGCGCTCGTCGACTTCTGCGACAAGGCCCGCCGCGAATTCTACCTGCGTCCGAGCTACATTTTCCACCAGGGAATCATGGCCATCAAGAACCCGCGTGAACGCTACCGCGTGATGCGTGGATTCGGGACCCTCGTGAAGCACCTGTTCCGCAAGCACGGACAGCTCGCTCCCGTAGCACGCCAGGCCCCGACCATAAAGCAGTAG
- a CDS encoding toxin-antitoxin system YwqK family antitoxin: MKKGIFALLLCCGFGYGFAAGPTPAALDTIRENFPDGSVSRVYTVQKGTDIREGVAVSYHPNGKVAIEAPYKGGKLDGVYRSYYENGKPWQTIGYRDGIEHGVSTDYYDTGIKKLREVYKNGILDGMSEEFNDRGLVWRKIPYVDGRIQGVAKIYDELGVLKEEMTFEKGLRNGPYRRFNKGIKIFEAKFERNRCVENCNF; encoded by the coding sequence ATGAAAAAAGGAATTTTCGCACTACTCCTGTGTTGTGGGTTTGGCTACGGCTTTGCCGCTGGTCCAACCCCTGCCGCATTGGACACCATCCGCGAAAATTTCCCCGACGGAAGCGTCTCCAGGGTCTACACGGTCCAGAAGGGGACGGACATCCGCGAGGGCGTGGCGGTGAGCTACCACCCGAACGGCAAGGTCGCAATTGAAGCTCCGTACAAGGGTGGAAAACTCGATGGTGTGTACCGCAGCTATTACGAGAACGGCAAGCCCTGGCAGACCATCGGCTACCGTGACGGCATAGAGCATGGCGTGAGTACGGACTACTACGACACAGGAATAAAGAAACTGCGCGAGGTGTACAAGAATGGCATCCTCGACGGAATGAGCGAAGAGTTCAATGACCGCGGACTCGTGTGGCGCAAGATTCCCTATGTGGATGGCCGCATCCAAGGTGTCGCGAAAATTTACGACGAACTGGGAGTGCTGAAAGAAGAAATGACTTTCGAAAAAGGATTGCGCAACGGTCCTTACCGCCGGTTCAACAAGGGCATCAAGATTTTCGAGGCGAAGTTCGAAAGAAACCGCTGCGTCGAGAACTGCAACTTCTAG
- a CDS encoding DedA family protein, translating to MAPAAQVEAANPGAVATSDNAPKTGIYDQIIDWYNDNLNYGTIALLMAVESSFIPFPSELVVPPAAYKAMQHESGLSIVLIVLFATLGALIGAFINYYLAKFLGRPIIYKFADSRLGHFLLLDAGKVEKAEEYFREHGAISTFVGRLITVIRQLISIPAGLANMNIFQFTLYTALGATIWNCVLAFLGYLAHGQKDIIQQYSHELSIALVGLGVAFIGYMVWNAFRPKKKKSN from the coding sequence ATGGCACCAGCAGCTCAGGTCGAGGCAGCCAATCCGGGAGCAGTCGCCACCTCCGACAACGCCCCGAAGACCGGCATCTACGACCAGATTATTGACTGGTACAACGACAACCTGAACTACGGGACCATCGCCCTCCTGATGGCTGTCGAGAGCTCGTTCATTCCCTTCCCGTCGGAACTGGTGGTGCCGCCTGCCGCCTACAAGGCTATGCAGCACGAATCGGGCCTGAGCATTGTTCTCATCGTGCTATTCGCGACACTCGGTGCGCTTATCGGCGCGTTCATCAACTACTACCTCGCGAAGTTCCTCGGCAGGCCCATTATATACAAATTCGCAGACAGCCGTCTCGGGCATTTCTTGCTTCTCGATGCCGGCAAGGTCGAGAAGGCGGAGGAATACTTCCGCGAGCACGGCGCAATCTCCACGTTCGTCGGGCGACTCATCACCGTCATCCGCCAGCTGATTTCCATCCCGGCAGGACTCGCGAACATGAACATTTTCCAGTTCACGCTATACACCGCACTCGGCGCCACCATCTGGAACTGCGTGCTGGCGTTCCTCGGGTATCTCGCTCACGGCCAGAAGGATATCATCCAGCAGTACAGTCACGAACTTTCCATCGCGCTCGTCGGCCTCGGTGTCGCGTTCATCGGCTACATGGTGTGGAACGCCTTCCGCCCGAAAAAGAAAAAATCCAACTAA